The DNA sequence TTGTTATGCAAAGACCGGTGATTTACAGAAtcactactactattaaatgaTTAGGCAGACATTCTTGAACAACTCGTCTTCCTTAAATGGCAACTAATATATTTCAATTGCACAAAAAGCAATTGATATTTGaggaaattgaaaaagtatgaatttaaaataactATTTATGGTAAGCTACCCGAGATTTTAAATATCGGACTGTATATAATCAGCAATATCGTGAGTAATATACATTGATATGGACGTGTTTTCGATAGGTAAAATTGTGTTTTAGATGTGGAGTGTGACTCGGTGTGTGATATGGAATAGCTATTATCACTATAAGATTGGCATATGAAGGTAATATTGGAAACTATCACCGTATAATATTGACATATGAAGGTAATATTGAAACATTCTTCGTTTTTTAATTAGTGTCTGTAACTGCAAATGacacatatttaaaaataaatgcatatcTTTTACAATCTTATGTAGTCATAATAAATGcatatacataatttattaccattgggaaattattatagtacatgttaaaaatagaaaaatatcataattatattctcaattaatgaaatttgacaTTTATATATCGGGGTAAATTGCTAAAAGTACCAAATTTAGTCAATTTTCAATCAATCTcgcaattttttaaaaaaatactcctagcTGTGAAATCGTAATTTTGACATTTAAGTTGTATAATACCCAAAAAAATCTGGCATATTGTGTGTCTTTATGAccattgtaatttttttatttttttctttcccaaAATTTTACGTAATTCTTCACATGTATTATtccaatttttaataatatgagTGACTTTTCAAATGGTTTAATTTGCATTGGTCAAATTCGGcgtatttattcaaatttctcatGGTCGAAAATATCTCACCATCATAATTTTCCAAGTTAGTATGTCATATTTACACATTGCTCTTTttgaaatagataaaatgttATAAATGCAAGAAAGCCAGAAAGGCTACTCTCATATCTTACTTCTAACATCTATACCACTTGTAAGCAGTAGTCTTGATTTCCAATAAACAATTTGCCAGACAAGTTAATAAGCATAAAATGTCTTCATTTACAGCATCAGTACTGAATTCCTGTGACTTAAGCCTTTAACTTATCATCAGCTTGGTGACAATCAGCTTCTTTGCCACTAATCGGATGCCGGCATTTTGCTGAAAATCATAGGCAACCACAGAGAAATAGGCATCAACAAAGGTACCGGGATTGAACAGAGAATTCAGTTCAGCAACGTCGAATCTACTAAACGTAAGCCTGTGCACGGTTGAAGTTGAAATCTCCTTCTGGTATATCTCTGTTGTCCATCGGTTGATTTCGCCATCAGCTAAAGTGGGGAGGCTGTGTATTTACATAAAGTAAATTTAGATCTTGAATTATATCAGCATCAATCACAAGCAACAGCATTCAGATAGCTTTATACTATTTGAAAGTATCATTATTCTTTTCCTGAACCAGAAAGAAAGCATATAGGCCAaacaagttaaaaaaaaaagggaaagtaAAATAGTGTAAATTTATGAATGCAAATCAAAACATAGAATAACCAACTTACTGCAATCTGACAGTGGGAGAATTGAAGAAGCCTTGTTTCCTAGCTACTACATGATGCCACTCGGAGGAGCTACCAGAATCAGTGGAAAGTTTCTGGGCTAGCCTATCAGCTCCGTCTAGAATATTGCACAAATTCTGTGATGCATCCACAACAAAATTCAAACGTGGCCGACCTGCATGATCTAGAAACTTCGTGCTGAATCCAAAGCGAACTTTCAGGCTTGCACATTTAAGTTGCaaaggggagttttggtgTAATATATGCATTCTTTGAGTTCCAGGGTAAGAGGGTGCAAGAGTAACAGATATTAAAGGTATTGAAACTCCATCAGGCTCCAAGAAGTCATTACAGCTATGCAAAGGTCCATCCTCTACTGCAGTTGAAGACTCTTGAGATATTATGGCAgctttctcttcttccttaTCGTCCTCCGGGAGAGGCTCCTCCATTACCGCAAGCATCCCACCCAAGTCAAATGGGCCAACACTTGCTGCATTGGGTTCAAGTGACCCATTCACTTCACCAGCTGTTTGTGTCATAAGCATATTCACTGACGATGGAGATAATGTTGATGGAAATTCAATCTTCACTGGAGATATAGTTGATTTTGAAGGATATGCAAACTTGTCACTAGGTGATTGGATAA is a window from the Salvia hispanica cultivar TCC Black 2014 chromosome 1, UniMelb_Shisp_WGS_1.0, whole genome shotgun sequence genome containing:
- the LOC125217555 gene encoding protein NEN1-like isoform X1, with translation MAEERSEIAFLDVETAVPTRTGQGFAILEFGAILVCPRKLVELQSYSTLVRPADLSHITSLSVRSNGITKDAVISAPTFAHIADIVYDLLHGRIWAGHNILRFDCARIREAFAEINMPPPEPKGTIDSLLLLTRKFGRRAGDMKMASLATYFGIGKQTHRSLDDVRMNLEVLKYCAAVLLLESSLPDIFTENSWVSPNAITRSRSNGKKSTEQIGKDGLIQSPSDKFAYPSKSTISPVKIEFPSTLSPSSVNMLMTQTAGEVNGSLEPNAASVGPFDLGGMLAVMEEPLPEDDKEEEKAAIISQESSTAVEDGPLHSCNDFLEPDGVSIPLISVTLAPSYPGTQRMHILHQNSPLQLKCASLKVRFGFSTKFLDHAGRPRLNFVVDASQNLCNILDGADRLAQKLSTDSGSSSEWHHVVARKQGFFNSPTVRLHLPTLADGEINRWTTEIYQKEISTSTVHRLTFSRFDVAELNSLFNPGTFVDAYFSVVAYDFQQNAGIRLVAKKLIVTKLMIS
- the LOC125217555 gene encoding protein NEN3-like isoform X2, with amino-acid sequence MAEERSEIAFLDVETAVPTRTGQGFAILEFGAILVCPRKLVELQSYSTLVRPADLSHITSLSVRSNGITKDAVISAPTFAHIADIVYDLLHGRIWAGHNILRFDCARIREAFAEINMPPPEPKGTIDSLLLLTRKFGRRAGDMKMASLATYFGIGKQTHRSLDDVRMNLEVLKYCAAVLLLESSLPDIFTENSWVSPNAITRSRSNGKKSTEQIGKDGLIQSPSDKFAYPSKSTISPVKIEFPSTLSPSSVNMLMTQTAGEVNGSLEPNAASVGPFDLGGMLAVMEEPLPEDDKEEEKAAIISQESSTAVEDGPLHSCNDFLEPDGVSIPLISVTLAPSYPGTQRMHILHQNSPLQLKCASLKVRFGFSTKFLDHAGRPRLNFVVDASQNLCNILDGADRLAQKLSTDSGSSSEWHHVVARKQGFFNSPTVRLQKRIMILSNSIKLSECCCL